The Natrinema salaciae genome contains a region encoding:
- a CDS encoding ABC transporter ATP-binding protein translates to MARVRLENITKRYGEETAVDDISLEVEDGEFVTFVGPSGCGKSTTMETVAGLTQPTDGRVYIGDDDVTDLAPKDRGVAMVFQNIALFPHMDVYENISFGLRLRKYDDEEVRRRVEQAADIVQLEGMLDRMPAEMSGGQQQRVGIARAIVRNPDVFLMDEPLANLDAKLRVHMRTELQRLHRELDATVIYVTHDQAEAMTMSNRIAVLNDGKLQQIAAPLVCYNEPTNLFVAGFIGSPSMNFVEGELVEGGLETENFAVDFDPALIPGAAVGDAVTLGVRPEDVHLARYAESLTSSTDLIDARTDVLEPMGDEVFVYLLLSETTSGSMEEDPARSPNQLLMSVTPDTDIEANQDVNVVLDRSKIHLFDSASGDALVHGITDLPDREPGTAPTEADS, encoded by the coding sequence ATGGCACGAGTACGACTCGAGAACATCACGAAACGGTACGGAGAGGAAACGGCAGTCGACGACATCAGCCTCGAGGTCGAAGACGGCGAGTTCGTCACGTTCGTCGGCCCCTCGGGCTGTGGAAAGTCGACGACCATGGAGACGGTCGCGGGGTTGACCCAGCCGACCGATGGCCGGGTGTACATCGGCGACGACGACGTCACCGACCTTGCGCCCAAGGATCGCGGCGTCGCGATGGTCTTCCAGAACATCGCGCTGTTCCCACACATGGACGTCTACGAGAACATCTCGTTCGGACTGCGACTCCGGAAGTACGACGACGAGGAGGTCCGGCGTCGCGTCGAGCAGGCTGCCGACATCGTCCAGCTCGAGGGGATGCTCGACCGGATGCCGGCGGAGATGTCCGGTGGGCAGCAACAGCGGGTCGGCATCGCCCGCGCGATCGTTCGCAACCCCGACGTCTTCCTGATGGACGAGCCGTTAGCGAACCTCGACGCGAAGCTGCGGGTTCACATGCGGACGGAGCTCCAGCGGCTCCACCGGGAGCTGGATGCGACGGTCATCTACGTCACCCACGATCAGGCCGAGGCGATGACGATGTCCAACCGCATCGCCGTCCTGAACGACGGCAAACTCCAGCAGATTGCAGCGCCGCTGGTCTGCTACAACGAACCGACGAACCTGTTCGTCGCGGGCTTCATCGGCTCCCCGTCGATGAATTTCGTCGAAGGTGAGCTCGTCGAGGGCGGTCTCGAGACGGAGAACTTCGCCGTCGATTTCGATCCAGCCTTGATCCCGGGGGCGGCGGTCGGTGACGCCGTCACGCTCGGTGTCAGGCCGGAAGACGTCCACCTGGCGCGGTACGCCGAGTCGCTCACCTCGTCGACGGATCTGATCGACGCACGGACCGACGTTCTGGAGCCGATGGGCGACGAAGTCTTCGTCTACCTGTTGCTCTCCGAGACCACGTCGGGGTCGATGGAGGAAGATCCAGCCAGGTCGCCGAACCAGCTGCTGATGAGCGTGACCCCGGATACGGACATCGAGGCGAATCAGGACGTCAACGTGGTGTTGGACCGATCGAAGATCCATCTTTTCGATTCGGCCAGCGGTGACGCGTTAGTCCACGGTATCACTGACCTCCCGGACCGGGAGCCGGGGACGGCCCCGACGGAAGCCGACAGCTGA
- a CDS encoding Gfo/Idh/MocA family protein encodes MSERRMDIEAGIVGLGNIGQYHAERLVDLGVTLAGGMDIAAEARTRFARRYDVDVYDDHHELYDNIDAVIITTPNKYHEEYAIDAFERGLDVLLEKPLGHSFGSAERIAEAAAQSDGLAMVGFNNRFANTVQIVKNRIDRSELGQLSHVEANYIRRRGIPGRGSWFTRQQIAGGGSLIDLGVHAIDLALYLLGYPDVKEVSGVARSEFGGRDEYAYLDMWADDAGPDGFDVDDSASAFIRCAGNRTISLEVAWATNRPATHEFVVRGSQSAARFDLLEGDLSFHSASNVGPDHLEDTSIETRQNDTHSDEQREFFERIIDGDERGSSVEEALEVQRVIDGIYRSSEEGRTITIGESD; translated from the coding sequence ATGTCAGAACGAAGAATGGATATCGAAGCTGGGATCGTCGGTCTCGGCAACATCGGACAGTACCACGCCGAACGACTCGTCGACCTCGGCGTCACGCTCGCCGGTGGGATGGACATCGCCGCCGAGGCGCGAACGCGCTTCGCGCGACGGTACGACGTCGACGTCTACGACGACCATCACGAGTTGTACGACAACATCGACGCCGTGATCATCACGACCCCGAACAAGTATCACGAAGAATACGCGATCGATGCCTTCGAGAGAGGGCTCGACGTCCTGCTCGAGAAGCCGCTGGGCCACTCGTTCGGGAGCGCCGAGCGGATCGCCGAGGCGGCGGCGCAGTCCGACGGTCTCGCGATGGTGGGCTTCAACAACCGGTTCGCGAACACCGTCCAGATCGTGAAAAACCGGATCGATCGATCGGAACTCGGCCAGCTCTCACACGTCGAAGCGAACTACATTCGGCGACGCGGCATCCCGGGACGCGGGTCGTGGTTTACGCGTCAACAGATCGCGGGTGGGGGTTCGCTCATCGATCTCGGCGTCCACGCGATCGATCTCGCGCTGTACCTGCTCGGCTACCCCGACGTGAAGGAAGTAAGCGGCGTCGCCCGCAGCGAGTTCGGCGGTCGGGACGAGTACGCCTACCTCGACATGTGGGCCGACGACGCGGGACCGGACGGGTTCGACGTCGACGACTCGGCCAGCGCGTTCATCCGCTGTGCGGGCAACCGGACGATCTCGCTCGAGGTGGCGTGGGCGACCAACCGGCCGGCGACCCACGAGTTCGTCGTCCGCGGGAGCCAGTCCGCCGCCCGATTCGATCTCCTCGAGGGCGATCTCAGCTTTCACTCGGCGAGCAACGTCGGTCCCGACCACCTCGAGGACACGTCGATCGAGACGCGGCAGAACGATACCCACTCCGACGAGCAACGCGAGTTCTTCGAGCGAATCATCGACGGGGACGAACGCGGTAGCAGCGTCGAGGAGGCCCTCGAAGTCCAGCGAGTCATCGACGGCATCTACCGCTCGAGCGAGGAAGGACGGACGATCACGATCGGCGAATCGGACTGA
- a CDS encoding sugar phosphate isomerase/epimerase family protein has protein sequence MEIGVHTPPLADEPLESALPYLDGLGVGAIEPGVGGHPGQDHLERAAYLDDESEQTELRDLLEEYEMRISALATHNNPLHPDDERAATADTELREAIRLAAQLEVGTVTCFSGLPAGSRSDETPNWITAPWPPEHADALEYQWAQAVEYWGEIADYAADRGVDIAIEMHPNMLIYEPHGMARLREETGERIGANFDPSHLYWQGITITDAIRYLGERDAIHHVHAKDTRIYEAQAREKGVLDTTAYDDEPNRSWLFRSVGYGHDETHWKDIVSTLRMVGYDGALSIEHEDSLTSSREGLEKAIDLLGRAIFETQPGEAYWAE, from the coding sequence ATGGAGATCGGCGTTCACACCCCACCGCTGGCCGACGAACCGCTCGAGAGCGCACTCCCGTATCTCGACGGACTCGGCGTCGGCGCGATCGAGCCCGGGGTGGGCGGCCACCCGGGACAGGACCACCTCGAGCGGGCCGCGTACCTCGACGACGAGAGCGAACAGACCGAGCTCCGCGACCTGCTCGAGGAGTACGAGATGCGGATCAGCGCGCTCGCGACGCACAACAACCCGCTCCATCCCGACGACGAGCGCGCCGCGACGGCCGACACCGAACTCCGCGAGGCGATCCGGCTGGCCGCCCAGCTCGAGGTCGGGACCGTCACCTGTTTCTCGGGACTGCCCGCCGGGAGTCGCTCCGACGAGACGCCCAACTGGATCACGGCACCCTGGCCGCCGGAACACGCCGACGCGCTCGAGTATCAGTGGGCGCAGGCGGTCGAGTACTGGGGCGAGATCGCCGACTACGCCGCCGACCGCGGGGTGGATATCGCGATCGAGATGCACCCGAACATGCTGATCTACGAGCCCCACGGGATGGCACGACTCCGCGAGGAGACCGGCGAACGGATCGGCGCGAACTTCGATCCCTCGCACCTCTACTGGCAGGGGATCACGATCACTGACGCGATCCGCTACCTGGGCGAGCGCGACGCGATCCACCACGTCCACGCCAAGGACACCAGGATATACGAGGCACAGGCCCGCGAGAAGGGCGTCCTGGACACGACGGCCTACGACGACGAACCGAACCGATCGTGGCTCTTCCGGTCCGTCGGCTACGGCCACGACGAGACCCACTGGAAGGATATCGTCTCGACGCTCCGGATGGTCGGCTACGACGGTGCGCTGAGCATCGAGCACGAGGACTCGCTGACCAGTTCCCGCGAGGGACTCGAGAAGGCGATCGATCTCCTCGGGCGCGCGATCTTCGAGACACAACCCGGGGAAGCGTACTGGGCCGAGTGA
- a CDS encoding HalOD1 output domain-containing protein, whose amino-acid sequence MSTPDNTSTSDGAVPPTQAIIEAIAAHEGVDVTEVEPPAYDPLFTVVNPEALDELFHTTAGTTSSAVVRLEYEGYEIVVRPGSDVEVRDCSSDESIDSPVEE is encoded by the coding sequence ATGTCCACTCCGGACAACACGTCGACGTCCGACGGGGCGGTGCCACCGACCCAGGCAATCATCGAGGCCATCGCCGCACACGAGGGTGTCGACGTCACCGAGGTCGAGCCCCCGGCGTACGATCCGCTGTTTACGGTCGTCAACCCGGAGGCGCTCGACGAACTGTTTCACACCACCGCCGGGACCACCAGCAGTGCAGTGGTTCGCCTCGAGTACGAGGGGTACGAGATCGTCGTCCGCCCCGGGAGCGACGTCGAGGTTCGCGACTGCTCGTCCGACGAGTCGATCGACAGCCCGGTCGAAGAGTAG